The following proteins are encoded in a genomic region of Phragmites australis chromosome 9, lpPhrAust1.1, whole genome shotgun sequence:
- the LOC133929308 gene encoding ras-related protein Rab7-like produces the protein MESSRRRTLLKVIVLGDSGVGKTSLMNQYVSKKFSQQYKATIGADFLTKEVLIEDKLVTLQIWDTAGQERFQSLGVAFYRGADCCVLVYDVNVKRSFNTLNTWHDEFLNQASPSDPKHFPFILVGNKIDLDGGSKRMVSEKKAKEWCASKGNIPYFETSAKEDYNVDTAFLCIAKLALEHEHDQDIYFNTVAEQVPADTEQRSGCDC, from the exons atGGAGTCGTCGCGGAGGCGGACGCTCCTCAAGGTCATCGTCCTCGGCGACAGCGG GGTCGGGAAGACGTCGCTGATGAACCA ATACGTGAGCAAGAAGTTTAGCCAGCAGTACAAGGCGACAATCGGTGCCGATTTCCTCACCAAGGAGGTCCTCATCGAAGATAAGCTTGTCACCTTGCAG ATATGGGATACAGCAGGGCAGGAGCGGTTCCAGAGTCTCGGCGTAGCATTCTACAGAGGCGCAGATTGCTGCGTGCTAGTTTACGACGTCAATGTTAAGAGAAGCTTTAACACACTCAATACCTGGCATGATGAGTTCCTCAACCAA GCTAGCCCATCAGATCCTAAACATTTTCCGTTCATTCTGGTCGGGAACAAGATTGATTTAGATGGTGGAAGCAAAAGAATG GTTTCTGAGAAGAAAGCAAAGGAATGGTGTGCCTCCAAGGGCAATATCCCCTATTTTGAAACCTCTGCAAAAGAGGACTACAATGTTGACACTGCTTTTCTATGCATTGCCAAGCTTGCTTTGGAGCACGAGCATGATCAAGACAT TTACTTCAATACAGTTGCAGAACAAGTCCCAGCGGATACTGAACAGAGAAGCGGATGTGACTGCTAG
- the LOC133929309 gene encoding probable WRKY transcription factor 50, translated as MAAVGARPALYHYQAPAGDALSMSSYFSHGGSSSSSSPSSFSAALGPAPLADPAAAQFDISEYLFDDAAAAVFAAPPADGGAPVVPDGAAAAAGAGAGATAHNARSAAEALPERPRTERIAFRTRSEIEILDDGYKWRKYGKKSVKNSPNPRNYYRCSTEGCNVKKRVERDKDDPSYVVTTYEGTHNHVSPSTVYYASHDAASGRFFVAGTQPPPGSLN; from the exons ATGGCGGCAGTCGGAGCGCGCCCAGCGTTGTACCACTACCAGGCGCCGGCGGGCGACGCCCTCTCCATGTCTTCGTACTTCTCCCACGGAGgaagctccagctccagctcgcCGTCCAGCTTCTCCGCCGCCCTCGGCCCCGCGCCGCTCGCCGACCCCGCCGCCGCGCAGTTCGACATCTCCGAGTACCTCTTCGACGACGCTGCGGCAGCCGTGttcgccgcgccgccggccgaTGGCGGGGCCCCCGTCGTGCCGGacggcgctgctgctgctgctggtgcagGTGCAGGTGCAACCGCACACAACGCTAG GAGCGCGGCGGAGGCGCTGCCGGAGCGGCCGCGGACGGAGCGGATCGCGTTCCGGACAAGGTCGGAGATCGAGATTCTGGACGACGGCTACAAGTGGAGGAAGTACGGCAAGAAGTCCGTCAAGAACAGCCCCAACCCAAG GAACTACTACCGGTGCTCGACGGAAGGGTGCAACGTGAAGAAGCGGGTGGAGCGGGACAAGGACGACCCCAGCTACGTGGTGACGACGTACGAGGGGACGCACAACCACGTGAGCCCCAGCACGGTGTACTACGCCAGCCACGACGCCGCCTCCGGCCGCTTCTTCGTCGCCGGCACGCAGCCTCCTCCAGGCTCCCTCAATTGA